A single window of Halobacillus naozhouensis DNA harbors:
- a CDS encoding SepM family pheromone-processing serine protease, which produces MKSNKRIIITGIITILIVAFLGAYRLPYYIYKPGNADELDPFVEVAGGYQSDGDMHLVTVRGGQATPVQWLIAKVRPFYQVHPLDEIRPEGISEEEYFHAQLRMMESSQEAAKVVAYQAADKDIDINYEGVYVVNVLKEMPASEHLKAGDEIVKVDGKKINESSELVDYVGGFSEGETVSLTIKRGGETLTKEIELATFPDNPDKAGVGISLVTDRTVEVDPNVKIKSGEIGGPSAGLMFSLELYDQLTEQDLTKGYQIAGTGEINYEGQVGRIGGIGKKVVAADEDGCDIFFAPNEEGREGSNYEMAKKAAEEIGTDMKIVPVDTFQDARDYLQKLEPKE; this is translated from the coding sequence ATCTTAATCGTCGCATTTCTAGGAGCCTATCGATTACCTTATTACATTTACAAGCCAGGAAATGCGGACGAACTGGACCCTTTTGTTGAAGTGGCTGGAGGATACCAAAGCGATGGGGACATGCATTTAGTTACCGTCCGAGGCGGTCAGGCTACGCCGGTTCAATGGCTGATCGCTAAAGTTAGACCGTTTTATCAAGTGCACCCTCTCGATGAGATCAGGCCGGAGGGCATTTCTGAAGAAGAATACTTTCATGCTCAACTCAGGATGATGGAATCTTCCCAGGAGGCAGCTAAAGTGGTAGCCTATCAAGCAGCTGACAAAGATATTGACATTAATTACGAAGGTGTCTACGTTGTTAATGTGTTAAAAGAAATGCCAGCTTCTGAGCACCTTAAAGCTGGAGATGAAATTGTTAAAGTGGATGGCAAGAAGATTAATGAATCCAGTGAACTAGTTGACTATGTTGGCGGGTTTAGTGAAGGGGAAACCGTTTCGCTTACGATTAAAAGGGGCGGTGAAACGCTGACGAAAGAAATTGAACTTGCTACTTTCCCTGATAATCCGGATAAAGCAGGTGTCGGTATATCGCTCGTAACCGATCGTACGGTGGAGGTAGACCCCAATGTTAAAATAAAAAGCGGTGAAATTGGGGGTCCTAGTGCCGGGTTGATGTTTTCGCTGGAACTTTACGATCAGTTAACTGAACAAGATCTTACAAAAGGCTATCAAATTGCTGGTACAGGTGAAATTAATTATGAAGGTCAGGTAGGTAGAATCGGAGGCATCGGTAAAAAGGTAGTCGCTGCAGACGAGGACGGTTGTGACATCTTCTTCGCCCCGAATGAAGAGGGAAGAGAAGGATCCAATTACGAGATGGCTAAGAAAGCCGCAGAGGAAATCGGAACAGATATGAAAATTGTTCCCGTTGATACATTTCAAGATGCACGTGATTACTTGCAAAAGCTTGAGCCAAAGGAATAG